Proteins co-encoded in one Uloborus diversus isolate 005 chromosome 9, Udiv.v.3.1, whole genome shotgun sequence genomic window:
- the LOC129229641 gene encoding uncharacterized protein LOC129229641 produces MEVVTEQGNGNNDVFSPDIFHPRKEMEVVTEQGDGNNDVFSPDIFHPRKEMEVVTEQGNKNNYVSKGGWFLLPRKEMEAVTEQGNGNNYVSKASKLLFPKKEMTVVTEQGNGNNYVSRTSKKLLLKKEMAVIGEQGNGNNYVTKLFLPRKEMEIVTEQGHGNNYIFNANSLIDKKNNVVPESKNKKNYESNFNPMFDNFLMEEITVQGDEKLVNANAKLISKEMKSVAVHENENKYVSNVTILPIIKEKETISTFEMEELSKNITYTQLPFCQTRDGNVPQAENFEIHYFDQNGKRIPLERMAQDRPILINPTIVINTGSTIAPKTVDESTNIPDYWEEFMDFSDPDSYKDFGMLSKLLPDPD; encoded by the exons ATGGAAGTAGTTACTGAACAAGGAAATGGAAATAATGACGTATTCAGTCCTGACATATTCCATCCTAGGAAGGAAATGGAAGTAGTTACTGAACAAGGAGATGGAAATAATGACGTATTCAGTCCTGACATATTCCATCCTAGGAAGGAAATGGAAGTAGTTACTGagcaaggaaataaaaataattatgtttccaAAGGTGGCTGGTTCCTTCTTCCTAGGAAGGAAATGGAAGCAGTTACGGAACAAGGAAATGGAAATAATTATGTTTCCAAAGCCAGCAAGTTACTTTTTCCTAAGAAGGAAATGACAGTAGTTACGGAGCAAGGAAATGGAAATAATTATGTTTCCAGAACCAGCAAGAAACTACTTCTTAAGAAAGAAATGGCAGTAATCGGGGAACAAGGAAATGGAAATAATTATGTTACGAAATTATTTCTTCCTAGGAAGGAAATGGAAATAGTTACTGAGCAAGGAcatggaaataattatattttcaatgcaaactcactcattgataagaaaaataatgtagttcctgaatcaaaaaataaaaaaaattatgaatcaaATTTCAATCCcatgtttgataattttttaatggaagaaaTAACTGTACAAGGAGATGAAAAACTTGTCAATGCCAATGCTAAACTTATTAGCAAAGAAATGAAATCAGTTGCTgttcatgaaaatgaaaataaatatgtatccAATGTTACTATTTTACCtattattaaagaaaaggaaacaatTTCAACTTTTGAAATGGAAGAATtatcgaaaaatattacttacacacaactaccatTTTGTCAAACTCGAGATGGTAATGTTCCTcaagctgaaaattttgaaatccatTATTTTGACCAGAATGGAAAAAGAATACCTCTTGAACGTATG gctCAAGATCGACCTATTTTAATTAACCCTACCATTGTAATTAATACTGGATCGACCATTGCACCCAAAACTGTG gaTGAAAGCACAAACATTCCGGATTATTGGGAAGAATTTATGGACTTCAGC gATCCGGATAGTTACAAGGACTTTGGCATGCTTAGTAAATTGCTTCCGGATCCTGATTG A